Proteins found in one Labeo rohita strain BAU-BD-2019 chromosome 11, IGBB_LRoh.1.0, whole genome shotgun sequence genomic segment:
- the park7 gene encoding Parkinson disease protein 7 homolog, whose product MAGKRALVILAKGAEEMETVIPVDVMRRAGIAVTVAGLAGKEPVQCSRDVMICPDSSLDDARKQGPYDVVLLPGGLLGAQNLSESPAVKEVLKDQEGRKGLIAAICAGPTALLAHGIAYGSTVTTHPGAKDKMMAGDHYKYSEARVQKDGNVITSRGPGTSFEFALTIVEELMGAEVASQVKAPLILKD is encoded by the exons ATGGCTGGTAAAAGAGCTCTGGTGATTCTAGCGAAGGGCGCGGAGGAGATGGAGACGGTGATCCCGGTGGATGTCATGCGCAGAGCGGGG ATTGCTGTTACAGTGGCCGGTCTGGCAGGTAAAGAGCCAGTGCAGTGCAGCCGTGATGTCATGATCTGCCCTGACTCCAGCCTGGACGATGCCCGCAAACAG GGTCCATATGATGTTGTACTTCTGCCTGGAGGTTTGCTCGGGGCTCAGAACCTTTCTGAG tctCCCGCTGTGAAAGAGGTGTTGAAGGACCAGGAGGGCAGGAAGGGTCTGATCGCTGCAATCTGTGCAG GCCCGACGGCACTCTTGGCTCACGGTATCGCATATGGCAGCACAGTTACCACCCATCCAGGTGCCAAGGACAAGATGATGGCTGGTG ATCACTATAAATATTCAGAGGCTCGAGTTCAGAAGGATGGTAACGTGATCACCAGCAGAGGGCCGGGAACCAGCTTTGAGTTTGCTTTGACTATAGTGGAGGAGCTCATGGGTGCAGAGGTTGCTTCCCAAGTCAAAGCTCCACTCATCCTGAAAGACTAA